The nucleotide sequence AGAAGGAAAAATTTTGATTGTAATTTATATATTGTTTATTTTATTTGAGGTTATAGTTCAATTTTGATAAGATATAAGTGTTTTATATGACAGAATTAATTGTTTTAGTTTTTGTTTTGGTTTTTAGTACGGCATTAATATTCGCCCTGTTTTTTTATAAAAAAAAAGAGGTGGACCAGACTCAAAATGAAGCAATAAAGGACCTCGAAAGAAGATTAACGGATTTAATGATTGGCCAGTTAAAAGAAATAAGAGATAGCCAGAACGGTACTTCAAAAGAAATGAATAGGCAAATTCAATCGTTTACCAAAGAAACAACT is from Candidatus Paceibacterota bacterium and encodes:
- the rmuC gene encoding DNA recombination protein RmuC — its product is MTELIVLVFVLVFSTALIFALFFYKKKEVDQTQNEAIKDLERRLTDLMIGQLKEIRDSQNGTSKEMNRQIQSFTKETTQIRENLKQIQDKVKDVSSFQEIFKSPKLRGQWGEASL